In the Quercus lobata isolate SW786 chromosome 5, ValleyOak3.0 Primary Assembly, whole genome shotgun sequence genome, one interval contains:
- the LOC115988624 gene encoding cellulose synthase-like protein E6 isoform X1 — MAKDDNLPLFETKSAKGRILFQIYSLLIFVGTCFIFAYRLSHIPAKGEPGRWAWMGLFFSELWFCFYWFVTTVVRWNPIYRNTFKDRLSHRYEKALPGIDIFVCTADPVIEPPVMVINTVLSVMAYDYPPEKLSVYLSDDGCSDLTFYAMLEASRFSKIWLPFCKKFKVEPRSPEAYFRTAVEPLGETVLAKERSTVKMLYEDMKKRIENTTKLGQISEEISKEHKGFNEWILVASRHDHQTILQILIDGRDSEAVDIQGQPLPALVYLAREKRTQYHHHFKAGAMNALIRVSSRISNSPIILNVDCDMYSNNSKSVRDALCFFMDEEKGNEVGFVQFPQAFENLTKNDVHSSSLNVTMQMEMPGFDGNGGPCYIGTGCFHRRETLSGKKYNKNFKEDWKRWSNRSVEKSTRVLEETSKVLASCNYEENTQWGKEVFIGVKYDSTVEDVLTGLAIQCRGWRSIYFNPERKGFLGVAPTTLLQSLVQHRRWSDGDFQIFASRHCPFVLGYKKIPLKLQLSYCIYPLWAPTSLTTLYYVIVPSLCLLKGISLFPQISNPWVLAFVFVIFLHRAYSLGECIWFGGTFKGWWNDQRMWLYRRITSYFFGLLDYILKQLGFTKSTFFITAKVADDDVSQRYDQEVMEFGTSSPMFTILATLALLNAFCFFGGLKRVIADLETMVWEQFALQILLCGLLVFINLPVYQGLFFRKDVASLPTSVSYQSTIFALLACVIALY, encoded by the exons atggCAAAAGATGATAATCTTCCTCTGTTTGAAACAAAGTCAGCAAAGGGACGAATCCTTTTCCAAATCTATTCACTTCTAATTTTCGTGGGAACATGCTTCATCTTCGCATATAGACTGAGCCACATACCAGCAAAAGGAGAACCAGGAAGATGGGCATGGATGGGATTGTTTTTCTCAGagctttggttttgtttttattggtttgtCACTACGGTTGTCCGATGGAACCCCATCTATCGTAACACTTTCAAAGATCGCCTCTCTCACAG ATATGAAAAGGCTTTGCCGGGCATAGACATATTTGTTTGCACAGCAGATCCTGTGATAGAACCACCAGTTATGGTGATAAACACAGTGCTATCAGTCATGGCTTATGACTATCCACCTGAGAAGTTAAGCGTCTATCTATCAGATGACGGTTGTTCAGATTTGACGTTCTATGCCATGCTGGAGGCCTCACGTTTCTCAAAGATTTGGCTACCATTTTGCAAGAAGTTCAAAGTAGAACCAAGATCGCCGGAGGCTTATTTCCGCACAGCTGTTGAGCCACTTGGGGAGACTGTCTTGGCCAAGGAGAGGTCAACTGTCAAG ATGTTATATGAAGACATGAAGAAACGGATTGAAAACACTACAAAACTAGGTCAAATATCCGAAGAAATAAGCAAAGAACACAAGGGATTCAATGAGTGGATATTGGTTGCAAGCCGACATGATCATCAAACAATTCTTCAA ATACTTATTGATGGGAGAGATTCTGAGGCTGTGGACATTCAAGGACAACCTTTGCCTGCTTTGGTATACTTGGCACGTGAAAAGAGAACCCAATACCACCACCATTTTAAGGCAGGAGCCATGAATGCATTG ATAAGGGTGTCATCGAGGATAAGCAATAGTCCAATAATTCTTAACGTGGATTGCGATATGTATTCAAACAATTCAAAGTCAGTGAGAGATGCTTTATGCTTTTTTATGGATGAAGAAAAGGGAAATGAAGTTGGTTTCGTACAGTTTCCACAAGCATTTGAGAACCTAACAAAAAATGATGTTCACAGTAGCTCCTTGAATGTAACAATGCAG ATGGAGATGCCAGGATTTGATGGGAATGGCGGGCCTTGCTATATTGGTACTGGGTGCTTCCACAGAAGGGAGACTCTTTCTGGGAAAAAGTACAACAAGAATTTTAAGGAAGATTGGAAGAGATGGAGCAATAGAAGTGTAGAGAAGAGTACAAGGGTACTAGAAGAGACAAGCAAAGTCCTTGCAAGTTGTAACTATGAAGAGAACACTCAGTGGGGAAAAGAGGTTTTT ATAGGTGTGAAGTATGACAGTACAGTGGAAGATGTATTAACAGGATTAGCCATACAATGTCGAGGTTGGAGATCCATATATTTCAATCCAGAAAGGAAAGGCTTTCTTGGAGTTGCTCCCACAACACTACTACAGTCACTTGTACAACACAGGAGATGGTCTGATGGTGATTTTCAAATATTTGCCTCTAGGCATTGTCCCTTTGTGCTTGGATATAAAAAGATTCCCTTAAAACTTCAACTTTCGTATTGTATCTATCCACTATGGGCTCCAACCAGCTTGACTACATTGTACTATGTTATTGTGCCATCTTTATGCTTGCTTAAAGGCATATCCTTGTTTCCACAG ATTTCAAATCCATGGGTTCTCGCATTTGTATTTGTCATCTTTCTCCACCGTGCATACAGCCTTGGAGAATGTATTTGGTTTGGGGGCACATTCAAGGGTTGGTGGAATGATCAAAGGATGTGGCTATATAGAAGAATAACTTCCTACTTCTTTGGCTTGTTGGACTATATCCTAAAACAACTGGGGTTTACAAAGTCGACCTTTTTTATCACAGCAAAGGTGGCTGATGATGATGTGTCACAGAGATATGACCAAGAGGTCATGGAGTTTGGTACTTCGTCTCCAATGTTTACCATTTTAGCAACACTTGCGTTGCTAAATGCCTTTTGTTTCTTCGGAGGACTGAAGAGGGTGATTGCCGATTTGGAAACTATGGTTTGGGAGCAATTTGCATTACAGATACTTCTATGTGGTCTGTTAGTTTTTATCAACCTTCCTGTTTACCAAGGACTTTTCTTTAGGAAAGACGTTGCTAGCCTGCCCACCTCAGTTTCATACCAATCAACTATCTTTGCTCTATTGGCTTGCGTAATAGCCCTATATTAA
- the LOC115988624 gene encoding cellulose synthase-like protein E6 isoform X3 has translation MAKDDNLPLFETKSAKGRILFQIYSLLIFVGTCFIFAYRLSHIPAKGEPGRWAWMGLFFSELWFCFYWFVTTVVRWNPIYRNTFKDRLSHRYEKALPGIDIFVCTADPVIEPPVMVINTVLSVMAYDYPPEKLSVYLSDDGCSDLTFYAMLEASRFSKIWLPFCKKFKVEPRSPEAYFRTAVEPLGETVLAKERSTVKMLYEDMKKRIENTTKLGQISEEISKEHKGFNEWILVASRHDHQTILQILIDGRDSEAVDIQGQPLPALVYLAREKRTQYHHHFKAGAMNALMEMPGFDGNGGPCYIGTGCFHRRETLSGKKYNKNFKEDWKRWSNRSVEKSTRVLEETSKVLASCNYEENTQWGKEVFIGVKYDSTVEDVLTGLAIQCRGWRSIYFNPERKGFLGVAPTTLLQSLVQHRRWSDGDFQIFASRHCPFVLGYKKIPLKLQLSYCIYPLWAPTSLTTLYYVIVPSLCLLKGISLFPQISNPWVLAFVFVIFLHRAYSLGECIWFGGTFKGWWNDQRMWLYRRITSYFFGLLDYILKQLGFTKSTFFITAKVADDDVSQRYDQEVMEFGTSSPMFTILATLALLNAFCFFGGLKRVIADLETMVWEQFALQILLCGLLVFINLPVYQGLFFRKDVASLPTSVSYQSTIFALLACVIALY, from the exons atggCAAAAGATGATAATCTTCCTCTGTTTGAAACAAAGTCAGCAAAGGGACGAATCCTTTTCCAAATCTATTCACTTCTAATTTTCGTGGGAACATGCTTCATCTTCGCATATAGACTGAGCCACATACCAGCAAAAGGAGAACCAGGAAGATGGGCATGGATGGGATTGTTTTTCTCAGagctttggttttgtttttattggtttgtCACTACGGTTGTCCGATGGAACCCCATCTATCGTAACACTTTCAAAGATCGCCTCTCTCACAG ATATGAAAAGGCTTTGCCGGGCATAGACATATTTGTTTGCACAGCAGATCCTGTGATAGAACCACCAGTTATGGTGATAAACACAGTGCTATCAGTCATGGCTTATGACTATCCACCTGAGAAGTTAAGCGTCTATCTATCAGATGACGGTTGTTCAGATTTGACGTTCTATGCCATGCTGGAGGCCTCACGTTTCTCAAAGATTTGGCTACCATTTTGCAAGAAGTTCAAAGTAGAACCAAGATCGCCGGAGGCTTATTTCCGCACAGCTGTTGAGCCACTTGGGGAGACTGTCTTGGCCAAGGAGAGGTCAACTGTCAAG ATGTTATATGAAGACATGAAGAAACGGATTGAAAACACTACAAAACTAGGTCAAATATCCGAAGAAATAAGCAAAGAACACAAGGGATTCAATGAGTGGATATTGGTTGCAAGCCGACATGATCATCAAACAATTCTTCAA ATACTTATTGATGGGAGAGATTCTGAGGCTGTGGACATTCAAGGACAACCTTTGCCTGCTTTGGTATACTTGGCACGTGAAAAGAGAACCCAATACCACCACCATTTTAAGGCAGGAGCCATGAATGCATTG ATGGAGATGCCAGGATTTGATGGGAATGGCGGGCCTTGCTATATTGGTACTGGGTGCTTCCACAGAAGGGAGACTCTTTCTGGGAAAAAGTACAACAAGAATTTTAAGGAAGATTGGAAGAGATGGAGCAATAGAAGTGTAGAGAAGAGTACAAGGGTACTAGAAGAGACAAGCAAAGTCCTTGCAAGTTGTAACTATGAAGAGAACACTCAGTGGGGAAAAGAGGTTTTT ATAGGTGTGAAGTATGACAGTACAGTGGAAGATGTATTAACAGGATTAGCCATACAATGTCGAGGTTGGAGATCCATATATTTCAATCCAGAAAGGAAAGGCTTTCTTGGAGTTGCTCCCACAACACTACTACAGTCACTTGTACAACACAGGAGATGGTCTGATGGTGATTTTCAAATATTTGCCTCTAGGCATTGTCCCTTTGTGCTTGGATATAAAAAGATTCCCTTAAAACTTCAACTTTCGTATTGTATCTATCCACTATGGGCTCCAACCAGCTTGACTACATTGTACTATGTTATTGTGCCATCTTTATGCTTGCTTAAAGGCATATCCTTGTTTCCACAG ATTTCAAATCCATGGGTTCTCGCATTTGTATTTGTCATCTTTCTCCACCGTGCATACAGCCTTGGAGAATGTATTTGGTTTGGGGGCACATTCAAGGGTTGGTGGAATGATCAAAGGATGTGGCTATATAGAAGAATAACTTCCTACTTCTTTGGCTTGTTGGACTATATCCTAAAACAACTGGGGTTTACAAAGTCGACCTTTTTTATCACAGCAAAGGTGGCTGATGATGATGTGTCACAGAGATATGACCAAGAGGTCATGGAGTTTGGTACTTCGTCTCCAATGTTTACCATTTTAGCAACACTTGCGTTGCTAAATGCCTTTTGTTTCTTCGGAGGACTGAAGAGGGTGATTGCCGATTTGGAAACTATGGTTTGGGAGCAATTTGCATTACAGATACTTCTATGTGGTCTGTTAGTTTTTATCAACCTTCCTGTTTACCAAGGACTTTTCTTTAGGAAAGACGTTGCTAGCCTGCCCACCTCAGTTTCATACCAATCAACTATCTTTGCTCTATTGGCTTGCGTAATAGCCCTATATTAA
- the LOC115988624 gene encoding cellulose synthase-like protein E6 isoform X2 yields MAKDDNLPLFETKSAKGRILFQIYSLLIFVGTCFIFAYRLSHIPAKGEPGRWAWMGLFFSELWFCFYWFVTTVVRWNPIYRNTFKDRLSHRYEKALPGIDIFVCTADPVIEPPVMVINTVLSVMAYDYPPEKLSVYLSDDGCSDLTFYAMLEASRFSKIWLPFCKKFKVEPRSPEAYFRTAVEPLGETVLAKERSTVKMLYEDMKKRIENTTKLGQISEEISKEHKGFNEWILVASRHDHQTILQILIDGRDSEAVDIQGQPLPALVYLAREKRTQYHHHFKAGAMNALIRVSSRISNSPIILNVDCDMYSNNSKSVRDALCFFMDEEKGNEVGFVQFPQAFENLTKNDVHSSSLNVTMQMEMPGFDGNGGPCYIGTGCFHRRETLSGKKYNKNFKEDWKRWSNRSVEKSTRVLEETSKVLASCNYEENTQWGKEIGVKYDSTVEDVLTGLAIQCRGWRSIYFNPERKGFLGVAPTTLLQSLVQHRRWSDGDFQIFASRHCPFVLGYKKIPLKLQLSYCIYPLWAPTSLTTLYYVIVPSLCLLKGISLFPQISNPWVLAFVFVIFLHRAYSLGECIWFGGTFKGWWNDQRMWLYRRITSYFFGLLDYILKQLGFTKSTFFITAKVADDDVSQRYDQEVMEFGTSSPMFTILATLALLNAFCFFGGLKRVIADLETMVWEQFALQILLCGLLVFINLPVYQGLFFRKDVASLPTSVSYQSTIFALLACVIALY; encoded by the exons atggCAAAAGATGATAATCTTCCTCTGTTTGAAACAAAGTCAGCAAAGGGACGAATCCTTTTCCAAATCTATTCACTTCTAATTTTCGTGGGAACATGCTTCATCTTCGCATATAGACTGAGCCACATACCAGCAAAAGGAGAACCAGGAAGATGGGCATGGATGGGATTGTTTTTCTCAGagctttggttttgtttttattggtttgtCACTACGGTTGTCCGATGGAACCCCATCTATCGTAACACTTTCAAAGATCGCCTCTCTCACAG ATATGAAAAGGCTTTGCCGGGCATAGACATATTTGTTTGCACAGCAGATCCTGTGATAGAACCACCAGTTATGGTGATAAACACAGTGCTATCAGTCATGGCTTATGACTATCCACCTGAGAAGTTAAGCGTCTATCTATCAGATGACGGTTGTTCAGATTTGACGTTCTATGCCATGCTGGAGGCCTCACGTTTCTCAAAGATTTGGCTACCATTTTGCAAGAAGTTCAAAGTAGAACCAAGATCGCCGGAGGCTTATTTCCGCACAGCTGTTGAGCCACTTGGGGAGACTGTCTTGGCCAAGGAGAGGTCAACTGTCAAG ATGTTATATGAAGACATGAAGAAACGGATTGAAAACACTACAAAACTAGGTCAAATATCCGAAGAAATAAGCAAAGAACACAAGGGATTCAATGAGTGGATATTGGTTGCAAGCCGACATGATCATCAAACAATTCTTCAA ATACTTATTGATGGGAGAGATTCTGAGGCTGTGGACATTCAAGGACAACCTTTGCCTGCTTTGGTATACTTGGCACGTGAAAAGAGAACCCAATACCACCACCATTTTAAGGCAGGAGCCATGAATGCATTG ATAAGGGTGTCATCGAGGATAAGCAATAGTCCAATAATTCTTAACGTGGATTGCGATATGTATTCAAACAATTCAAAGTCAGTGAGAGATGCTTTATGCTTTTTTATGGATGAAGAAAAGGGAAATGAAGTTGGTTTCGTACAGTTTCCACAAGCATTTGAGAACCTAACAAAAAATGATGTTCACAGTAGCTCCTTGAATGTAACAATGCAG ATGGAGATGCCAGGATTTGATGGGAATGGCGGGCCTTGCTATATTGGTACTGGGTGCTTCCACAGAAGGGAGACTCTTTCTGGGAAAAAGTACAACAAGAATTTTAAGGAAGATTGGAAGAGATGGAGCAATAGAAGTGTAGAGAAGAGTACAAGGGTACTAGAAGAGACAAGCAAAGTCCTTGCAAGTTGTAACTATGAAGAGAACACTCAGTGGGGAAAAGAG ATAGGTGTGAAGTATGACAGTACAGTGGAAGATGTATTAACAGGATTAGCCATACAATGTCGAGGTTGGAGATCCATATATTTCAATCCAGAAAGGAAAGGCTTTCTTGGAGTTGCTCCCACAACACTACTACAGTCACTTGTACAACACAGGAGATGGTCTGATGGTGATTTTCAAATATTTGCCTCTAGGCATTGTCCCTTTGTGCTTGGATATAAAAAGATTCCCTTAAAACTTCAACTTTCGTATTGTATCTATCCACTATGGGCTCCAACCAGCTTGACTACATTGTACTATGTTATTGTGCCATCTTTATGCTTGCTTAAAGGCATATCCTTGTTTCCACAG ATTTCAAATCCATGGGTTCTCGCATTTGTATTTGTCATCTTTCTCCACCGTGCATACAGCCTTGGAGAATGTATTTGGTTTGGGGGCACATTCAAGGGTTGGTGGAATGATCAAAGGATGTGGCTATATAGAAGAATAACTTCCTACTTCTTTGGCTTGTTGGACTATATCCTAAAACAACTGGGGTTTACAAAGTCGACCTTTTTTATCACAGCAAAGGTGGCTGATGATGATGTGTCACAGAGATATGACCAAGAGGTCATGGAGTTTGGTACTTCGTCTCCAATGTTTACCATTTTAGCAACACTTGCGTTGCTAAATGCCTTTTGTTTCTTCGGAGGACTGAAGAGGGTGATTGCCGATTTGGAAACTATGGTTTGGGAGCAATTTGCATTACAGATACTTCTATGTGGTCTGTTAGTTTTTATCAACCTTCCTGTTTACCAAGGACTTTTCTTTAGGAAAGACGTTGCTAGCCTGCCCACCTCAGTTTCATACCAATCAACTATCTTTGCTCTATTGGCTTGCGTAATAGCCCTATATTAA
- the LOC115988624 gene encoding cellulose synthase-like protein E1 isoform X4 — protein sequence MAKDDNLPLFETKSAKGRILFQIYSLLIFVGTCFIFAYRLSHIPAKGEPGRWAWMGLFFSELWFCFYWFVTTVVRWNPIYRNTFKDRLSHRYEKALPGIDIFVCTADPVIEPPVMVINTVLSVMAYDYPPEKLSVYLSDDGCSDLTFYAMLEASRFSKIWLPFCKKFKVEPRSPEAYFRTAVEPLGETVLAKERSTVKMLYEDMKKRIENTTKLGQISEEISKEHKGFNEWILVASRHDHQTILQILIDGRDSEAVDIQGQPLPALVYLAREKRTQYHHHFKAGAMNALIGVKYDSTVEDVLTGLAIQCRGWRSIYFNPERKGFLGVAPTTLLQSLVQHRRWSDGDFQIFASRHCPFVLGYKKIPLKLQLSYCIYPLWAPTSLTTLYYVIVPSLCLLKGISLFPQISNPWVLAFVFVIFLHRAYSLGECIWFGGTFKGWWNDQRMWLYRRITSYFFGLLDYILKQLGFTKSTFFITAKVADDDVSQRYDQEVMEFGTSSPMFTILATLALLNAFCFFGGLKRVIADLETMVWEQFALQILLCGLLVFINLPVYQGLFFRKDVASLPTSVSYQSTIFALLACVIALY from the exons atggCAAAAGATGATAATCTTCCTCTGTTTGAAACAAAGTCAGCAAAGGGACGAATCCTTTTCCAAATCTATTCACTTCTAATTTTCGTGGGAACATGCTTCATCTTCGCATATAGACTGAGCCACATACCAGCAAAAGGAGAACCAGGAAGATGGGCATGGATGGGATTGTTTTTCTCAGagctttggttttgtttttattggtttgtCACTACGGTTGTCCGATGGAACCCCATCTATCGTAACACTTTCAAAGATCGCCTCTCTCACAG ATATGAAAAGGCTTTGCCGGGCATAGACATATTTGTTTGCACAGCAGATCCTGTGATAGAACCACCAGTTATGGTGATAAACACAGTGCTATCAGTCATGGCTTATGACTATCCACCTGAGAAGTTAAGCGTCTATCTATCAGATGACGGTTGTTCAGATTTGACGTTCTATGCCATGCTGGAGGCCTCACGTTTCTCAAAGATTTGGCTACCATTTTGCAAGAAGTTCAAAGTAGAACCAAGATCGCCGGAGGCTTATTTCCGCACAGCTGTTGAGCCACTTGGGGAGACTGTCTTGGCCAAGGAGAGGTCAACTGTCAAG ATGTTATATGAAGACATGAAGAAACGGATTGAAAACACTACAAAACTAGGTCAAATATCCGAAGAAATAAGCAAAGAACACAAGGGATTCAATGAGTGGATATTGGTTGCAAGCCGACATGATCATCAAACAATTCTTCAA ATACTTATTGATGGGAGAGATTCTGAGGCTGTGGACATTCAAGGACAACCTTTGCCTGCTTTGGTATACTTGGCACGTGAAAAGAGAACCCAATACCACCACCATTTTAAGGCAGGAGCCATGAATGCATTG ATAGGTGTGAAGTATGACAGTACAGTGGAAGATGTATTAACAGGATTAGCCATACAATGTCGAGGTTGGAGATCCATATATTTCAATCCAGAAAGGAAAGGCTTTCTTGGAGTTGCTCCCACAACACTACTACAGTCACTTGTACAACACAGGAGATGGTCTGATGGTGATTTTCAAATATTTGCCTCTAGGCATTGTCCCTTTGTGCTTGGATATAAAAAGATTCCCTTAAAACTTCAACTTTCGTATTGTATCTATCCACTATGGGCTCCAACCAGCTTGACTACATTGTACTATGTTATTGTGCCATCTTTATGCTTGCTTAAAGGCATATCCTTGTTTCCACAG ATTTCAAATCCATGGGTTCTCGCATTTGTATTTGTCATCTTTCTCCACCGTGCATACAGCCTTGGAGAATGTATTTGGTTTGGGGGCACATTCAAGGGTTGGTGGAATGATCAAAGGATGTGGCTATATAGAAGAATAACTTCCTACTTCTTTGGCTTGTTGGACTATATCCTAAAACAACTGGGGTTTACAAAGTCGACCTTTTTTATCACAGCAAAGGTGGCTGATGATGATGTGTCACAGAGATATGACCAAGAGGTCATGGAGTTTGGTACTTCGTCTCCAATGTTTACCATTTTAGCAACACTTGCGTTGCTAAATGCCTTTTGTTTCTTCGGAGGACTGAAGAGGGTGATTGCCGATTTGGAAACTATGGTTTGGGAGCAATTTGCATTACAGATACTTCTATGTGGTCTGTTAGTTTTTATCAACCTTCCTGTTTACCAAGGACTTTTCTTTAGGAAAGACGTTGCTAGCCTGCCCACCTCAGTTTCATACCAATCAACTATCTTTGCTCTATTGGCTTGCGTAATAGCCCTATATTAA